A stretch of Gasterosteus aculeatus chromosome 4, fGasAcu3.hap1.1, whole genome shotgun sequence DNA encodes these proteins:
- the LOC120818201 gene encoding UDP-N-acetylglucosamine--peptide N-acetylglucosaminyltransferase 110 kDa subunit isoform X2, producing MATSVGNVADSTEPTKHILSFQGLAELAHREYQSGDFEAAERHCMQLWRQEPDNTGVLLLLSSIHFQCRRLDRSAHFSTLAIKQNPMLAEAYSNLGNVYKERGQLQEAIEHYRHALRLKPDFIDGYINLAAALVAAGDMEGAVQAYVSALQYNPDLYCVRSDLGNLLKALGRLEEAKACYLKAIETQPNFAVAWSNLGCVFNAQGEIWLAIHHFEKAVTLDPNFLDAYINLGNVLKEARIFDRAVAGYLRALSLSPNHAVVHGNLACVYYEQGLIDLAIDTYRRAIELQPHFPDAYCNLANALKEKGNVSEAEECYNTALRLCPTHADSLNNLANIKREQGNIEDAVQLYRKALEVFPEFAAAHSNLASVLQQQGKLQEALMHYKEAIRISPTFADAYSNMGNTLKEMQDVQGALQCYTRAIQINPAFADAHSNLASIHKDSGNIPEAIASYRTALKLKPDFPDAYCNLAHCLQIVCDWTDYEERMKKLVSIVADQLDKNRLPSVHPHHSMLYPLSHGFRKAIAERHGNLCLDKINALHKPAFEHPKDLKASGGRLRIGYVSSDFGNHPTSHLMQSIPGMHNPEKFEVFCYALSPDDSTNFRVKVVAEAHHFTDLSQIPCNGKAADRIHQDGIHVLVNMNGYTKGARNELFALRPAPVQTMWLGYPGTSGAPFMDYIISDKETSPLEVADQYSEKLAYMPHTFFIGDHANMFPHLKKKAVIDFKSNGHIFDNRIVLNGIDLKAYLDSLPDVKVIKMKVDNNQEAAGDANGALSMPVIPMNTAAEAIINMINQGQIQVTINGFTVSNGLATTQINNKAATGEEVPRTIVVTTRSQYGLPEDSIVYCNFNQLYKIDPPTLQMWANILKRVPNSVLWLLRFPAVGEPNIQQYALNMGLPASRIIFSPVAPKEEHVRRGQLADVCLDTPLCNGHTTGMDVLWAGTPMVTMPGETLASRVAASQLNCLGCPELIAPNRQDYEDIAVKLGSDMEYLKMVRARVWKQRICSPLFNTKQYTIDLERLYLQMWDHYSNGKKPEPLVNIHSAEVNENA from the exons ATGGCTACCTCCGTGGGGAACGTGGCTGACAGCACAG AACCGACAAAACATATTCTTTCCTTCCAAGGGTTGGCTGAGCTGGCGCACCGGGAGTATCAGTCAGGGGACTTTGAGGCGGCTGAACGCCACTGCATGCAGCTGTGGAGACAGGAGCCTGATAACACAGGCGTGCTGCTGCTCTTGTCCTCCATCCACTTTCAGTGCCGAAGACTCGACAG GTCTGCACACTTCAGCACCTTGGCCATCAAACAGAACCCAATGTTGGCAGAGGCCTACTCCAACCTGGGGAATGTGTACAAGGAGCGTGGACAACTGCAGGAGGCCATAGAGCATTATCGGCATGCCCTGAGACTGAAACCCGATTTTATTGATGGATACATCAACTTGGCAGCTGCTCTGGTGGCTGCGGGGGACATGGAGGGAGCCGTGCAGGCTTATGTGTCTGCCTTACAGTACAACCCT GATCTTTATTGTGTGCGTAGTGACTTGGGCAACTTGCTCAAAGCTCTTGGACGTTTGGAAGAGGCCAAG GCTTGCTACCTGAAAGCCATAGAGACTCAGCCTAACTTTGCAGTGGCTTGGAGCAACCTTGGCTGTGTGTTCAATGCTCAAGGAGAGATATGGCTGGCCATACACCATTTTGAAAAG gcagTGACGCTGGACCCAAATTTCCTTGACGCATACATCAATTTAGGAAATGTTCTGAAAGaagcccgcatatttgacag AGCTGTGGCTGGATACCTGAGGGCCCTGAGTCTTAGCCCCAACCATGCGGTTGTACATGGGAACTTGGCCTGTGTCTACTATGAGCAAGGCCTCATTGATCTGGCTATTGACACCTACCGCCGTGCTATTGAATTGCAGCCCCACTTCCCAGATGCTTACTGCAATTTGGCAAATGCCCTGAAGGAGAAAGGCAAC GTGTCTGAAGCCGAAGAGTGCTACAATACAGCCTTGCGTTTGTGTCCAACCCACGCCGACTCTCTTAACAACTTGGCCAACATCAAGCGTGAGCAGGGCAACATTGAAGATGCAGTCCAGCTTTACAGGAAAGCACTAGAG gTGTTCCCAGAGTTTGCAGCAGCTCACTCCAACCTCGCCAgtgttctgcagcagcagggcaaACTCCAGGAGGCCCTAATGCACTACAAGGAGGCCATCAG aaTCAGCCCTACATTTGCTGATGCCTATTCCAACATGGGCAACACACTGAAGGAAATGCAAGATGTACAGGGAGCGCTGCAGTGCTACACCCGTGCTATCCAGATCAACCCCGCCTTTGCTGATGCTCACAGTAATTTGGCCTCTATCCACAAG GATTCTGGAAACATCCCAGAGGCCATTGCGTCCTACCGCACAGCCTTAAAACTCAAGCCGGATTTCCCTGATGCTTACTGCAACTTGGCACATTGTCTGCAg ATTGTGTGCGACTGGACCGATTACGAAGAGCGGATGAAGAAGCTTGTGAGCATCGTGGCCGACCAGCTGGATAAGAACCGCTTGCCCTCTGTGCACCCCCACCACAGCATGCTGTATCCGCTCTCTCACGGCTTCCGCAAAGCCATCGCTGAACGCCACGGAAACCTTTGCCTGGACAAG ATCAATGCACTGCACAAACCTGCTTTTGAGCATCCAAAGGACCTGAAGGCCAGCGGGGGTCGTCTGCGTATTGGCTACGTCAGCTCGGACTTCGGCAACCACCCCACTTCCCACCTGATGCAGTCCATTCCTGGAATGCACAATCCTGAGAAATTTGAG gtgttCTGTTATGCGCTCAGTCCTGATGATAGCACCAACTTCCGTGTGAAAGTGGTAGCAGAGGCTCATCATTTCACAGACCTCTCACAG ATTCCTTGCAATGGCAAAGCAGCTGATCGTATTCACCAGGATGGAATCCACGTTCTGGTCAACATGAATGGATACACAAAGGGAGCCCGAAACGAGCTCTTCGCTCTCCGCCCCGCCCCCGTTCAG ACTATGTGGCTGGGTTACCCTGGAACCAGTGGTGCCCCCTTCATGGACTACATCATCTCTGACAAGGAAACTTCACCTTTGGAAGTCGCTGACCAgtactctgagaaactggcCTACATGCCCCATACTTTCTTCATTGGAGACCACGCCAACATGTTCCCTCACCTCAAG AAAAAAGCTGTGATTGACTTCAAGTCTAATGGACACATCTTTGACAACCGCATTGTTCTCAATGGTATTGATCTGAAGGCTTATCTGGACAGCCTGCCAGATGTCAAAGTGATAAAG ATGAAGGTTGACAACAACCAGGAAGCTGCTGGGGATGCAAATGGAGCTCTGTCCATGCCCGTCATCCCCATGAACACTGCAGCCGAGGCAATCATCAATATGATCAATCAAGGGCAAATCCAGGTCACAATCAACGGCTTCACCGTCAGCAACGGCTTGGCAACCACACAG ATCAACAACAAAGCTGCCACTGGGGAGGAGGTGCCACGCACCATCGTCGTGACAACCCGCTCCCAGTACGGTCTCCCGGAGGACTCTATTGTCTACTGCAACTTTAACCAGCTCTACAAGATTGACCCTCCTACTCTTCAGATGTGGGCCAAT ATCCTGAAGCGCGTGCCCAACAGTGTTCTGTGGCTTCTTCGATTCCCGGCTGTTGGCGAGCCCAACATCCAGCAGTACGCCCTGAATATGGGTCTGCCTGCCTCTCGCATCATCTTCTCTCCCGTGGCCCCCAAGGAGGAGCACGTGCGACGGGGCCAGCTGGCTGACGTGTGCCTAGACACTCCTCTGTGCAATGGTCACACCACAGGCATGGACGTCCTCTGGGCCGGGACACCCATGGTCACCATGCCAG GTGAGACCCTTGCCTCCCGTGTGGCTGCCTCGCAGCTCAACTGCCTGGGCTGCCCCGAGCTAATAGCGCCGAATCGTCAGGACTATGAGGACATAGCCGTCAAACTGGGCTCTGACATGGAATA TCTGAAGATGGTCAGAGCACGTGTTTGGAAGCAGCGAATTTGCAGCCCTCTTTTCAACACCAAGCAGTACACGATCGACCTGGAGCGGCTGTACCTGCAGATGTGGGATCACTACAGCAATGGCAAAAAGCCTGAACCTCTGGTCAATATCCATTCAGCAGAGGTCAATGAGAATGCCTGA
- the LOC120818201 gene encoding UDP-N-acetylglucosamine--peptide N-acetylglucosaminyltransferase 110 kDa subunit isoform X5, protein MACYLKAIETQPNFAVAWSNLGCVFNAQGEIWLAIHHFEKAVTLDPNFLDAYINLGNVLKEARIFDRAVAGYLRALSLSPNHAVVHGNLACVYYEQGLIDLAIDTYRRAIELQPHFPDAYCNLANALKEKGNVSEAEECYNTALRLCPTHADSLNNLANIKREQGNIEDAVQLYRKALEVFPEFAAAHSNLASVLQQQGKLQEALMHYKEAIRISPTFADAYSNMGNTLKEMQDVQGALQCYTRAIQINPAFADAHSNLASIHKDSGNIPEAIASYRTALKLKPDFPDAYCNLAHCLQIVCDWTDYEERMKKLVSIVADQLDKNRLPSVHPHHSMLYPLSHGFRKAIAERHGNLCLDKVHALIKINALHKPAFEHPKDLKASGGRLRIGYVSSDFGNHPTSHLMQSIPGMHNPEKFEVFCYALSPDDSTNFRVKVVAEAHHFTDLSQIPCNGKAADRIHQDGIHVLVNMNGYTKGARNELFALRPAPVQTMWLGYPGTSGAPFMDYIISDKETSPLEVADQYSEKLAYMPHTFFIGDHANMFPHLKKKAVIDFKSNGHIFDNRIVLNGIDLKAYLDSLPDVKVIKMKVDNNQEAAGDANGALSMPVIPMNTAAEAIINMINQGQIQVTINGFTVSNGLATTQINNKAATGEEVPRTIVVTTRSQYGLPEDSIVYCNFNQLYKIDPPTLQMWANILKRVPNSVLWLLRFPAVGEPNIQQYALNMGLPASRIIFSPVAPKEEHVRRGQLADVCLDTPLCNGHTTGMDVLWAGTPMVTMPGETLASRVAASQLNCLGCPELIAPNRQDYEDIAVKLGSDMEYLKMVRARVWKQRICSPLFNTKQYTIDLERLYLQMWDHYSNGKKPEPLVNIHSAEVNENA, encoded by the exons ATG GCTTGCTACCTGAAAGCCATAGAGACTCAGCCTAACTTTGCAGTGGCTTGGAGCAACCTTGGCTGTGTGTTCAATGCTCAAGGAGAGATATGGCTGGCCATACACCATTTTGAAAAG gcagTGACGCTGGACCCAAATTTCCTTGACGCATACATCAATTTAGGAAATGTTCTGAAAGaagcccgcatatttgacag AGCTGTGGCTGGATACCTGAGGGCCCTGAGTCTTAGCCCCAACCATGCGGTTGTACATGGGAACTTGGCCTGTGTCTACTATGAGCAAGGCCTCATTGATCTGGCTATTGACACCTACCGCCGTGCTATTGAATTGCAGCCCCACTTCCCAGATGCTTACTGCAATTTGGCAAATGCCCTGAAGGAGAAAGGCAAC GTGTCTGAAGCCGAAGAGTGCTACAATACAGCCTTGCGTTTGTGTCCAACCCACGCCGACTCTCTTAACAACTTGGCCAACATCAAGCGTGAGCAGGGCAACATTGAAGATGCAGTCCAGCTTTACAGGAAAGCACTAGAG gTGTTCCCAGAGTTTGCAGCAGCTCACTCCAACCTCGCCAgtgttctgcagcagcagggcaaACTCCAGGAGGCCCTAATGCACTACAAGGAGGCCATCAG aaTCAGCCCTACATTTGCTGATGCCTATTCCAACATGGGCAACACACTGAAGGAAATGCAAGATGTACAGGGAGCGCTGCAGTGCTACACCCGTGCTATCCAGATCAACCCCGCCTTTGCTGATGCTCACAGTAATTTGGCCTCTATCCACAAG GATTCTGGAAACATCCCAGAGGCCATTGCGTCCTACCGCACAGCCTTAAAACTCAAGCCGGATTTCCCTGATGCTTACTGCAACTTGGCACATTGTCTGCAg ATTGTGTGCGACTGGACCGATTACGAAGAGCGGATGAAGAAGCTTGTGAGCATCGTGGCCGACCAGCTGGATAAGAACCGCTTGCCCTCTGTGCACCCCCACCACAGCATGCTGTATCCGCTCTCTCACGGCTTCCGCAAAGCCATCGCTGAACGCCACGGAAACCTTTGCCTGGACAAGGTACACGCACTGATCAAA ATCAATGCACTGCACAAACCTGCTTTTGAGCATCCAAAGGACCTGAAGGCCAGCGGGGGTCGTCTGCGTATTGGCTACGTCAGCTCGGACTTCGGCAACCACCCCACTTCCCACCTGATGCAGTCCATTCCTGGAATGCACAATCCTGAGAAATTTGAG gtgttCTGTTATGCGCTCAGTCCTGATGATAGCACCAACTTCCGTGTGAAAGTGGTAGCAGAGGCTCATCATTTCACAGACCTCTCACAG ATTCCTTGCAATGGCAAAGCAGCTGATCGTATTCACCAGGATGGAATCCACGTTCTGGTCAACATGAATGGATACACAAAGGGAGCCCGAAACGAGCTCTTCGCTCTCCGCCCCGCCCCCGTTCAG ACTATGTGGCTGGGTTACCCTGGAACCAGTGGTGCCCCCTTCATGGACTACATCATCTCTGACAAGGAAACTTCACCTTTGGAAGTCGCTGACCAgtactctgagaaactggcCTACATGCCCCATACTTTCTTCATTGGAGACCACGCCAACATGTTCCCTCACCTCAAG AAAAAAGCTGTGATTGACTTCAAGTCTAATGGACACATCTTTGACAACCGCATTGTTCTCAATGGTATTGATCTGAAGGCTTATCTGGACAGCCTGCCAGATGTCAAAGTGATAAAG ATGAAGGTTGACAACAACCAGGAAGCTGCTGGGGATGCAAATGGAGCTCTGTCCATGCCCGTCATCCCCATGAACACTGCAGCCGAGGCAATCATCAATATGATCAATCAAGGGCAAATCCAGGTCACAATCAACGGCTTCACCGTCAGCAACGGCTTGGCAACCACACAG ATCAACAACAAAGCTGCCACTGGGGAGGAGGTGCCACGCACCATCGTCGTGACAACCCGCTCCCAGTACGGTCTCCCGGAGGACTCTATTGTCTACTGCAACTTTAACCAGCTCTACAAGATTGACCCTCCTACTCTTCAGATGTGGGCCAAT ATCCTGAAGCGCGTGCCCAACAGTGTTCTGTGGCTTCTTCGATTCCCGGCTGTTGGCGAGCCCAACATCCAGCAGTACGCCCTGAATATGGGTCTGCCTGCCTCTCGCATCATCTTCTCTCCCGTGGCCCCCAAGGAGGAGCACGTGCGACGGGGCCAGCTGGCTGACGTGTGCCTAGACACTCCTCTGTGCAATGGTCACACCACAGGCATGGACGTCCTCTGGGCCGGGACACCCATGGTCACCATGCCAG GTGAGACCCTTGCCTCCCGTGTGGCTGCCTCGCAGCTCAACTGCCTGGGCTGCCCCGAGCTAATAGCGCCGAATCGTCAGGACTATGAGGACATAGCCGTCAAACTGGGCTCTGACATGGAATA TCTGAAGATGGTCAGAGCACGTGTTTGGAAGCAGCGAATTTGCAGCCCTCTTTTCAACACCAAGCAGTACACGATCGACCTGGAGCGGCTGTACCTGCAGATGTGGGATCACTACAGCAATGGCAAAAAGCCTGAACCTCTGGTCAATATCCATTCAGCAGAGGTCAATGAGAATGCCTGA
- the LOC120818201 gene encoding UDP-N-acetylglucosamine--peptide N-acetylglucosaminyltransferase 110 kDa subunit isoform X6: protein MACYLKAIETQPNFAVAWSNLGCVFNAQGEIWLAIHHFEKAVTLDPNFLDAYINLGNVLKEARIFDRAVAGYLRALSLSPNHAVVHGNLACVYYEQGLIDLAIDTYRRAIELQPHFPDAYCNLANALKEKGNVSEAEECYNTALRLCPTHADSLNNLANIKREQGNIEDAVQLYRKALEVFPEFAAAHSNLASVLQQQGKLQEALMHYKEAIRISPTFADAYSNMGNTLKEMQDVQGALQCYTRAIQINPAFADAHSNLASIHKDSGNIPEAIASYRTALKLKPDFPDAYCNLAHCLQIVCDWTDYEERMKKLVSIVADQLDKNRLPSVHPHHSMLYPLSHGFRKAIAERHGNLCLDKINALHKPAFEHPKDLKASGGRLRIGYVSSDFGNHPTSHLMQSIPGMHNPEKFEVFCYALSPDDSTNFRVKVVAEAHHFTDLSQIPCNGKAADRIHQDGIHVLVNMNGYTKGARNELFALRPAPVQTMWLGYPGTSGAPFMDYIISDKETSPLEVADQYSEKLAYMPHTFFIGDHANMFPHLKKKAVIDFKSNGHIFDNRIVLNGIDLKAYLDSLPDVKVIKMKVDNNQEAAGDANGALSMPVIPMNTAAEAIINMINQGQIQVTINGFTVSNGLATTQINNKAATGEEVPRTIVVTTRSQYGLPEDSIVYCNFNQLYKIDPPTLQMWANILKRVPNSVLWLLRFPAVGEPNIQQYALNMGLPASRIIFSPVAPKEEHVRRGQLADVCLDTPLCNGHTTGMDVLWAGTPMVTMPGETLASRVAASQLNCLGCPELIAPNRQDYEDIAVKLGSDMEYLKMVRARVWKQRICSPLFNTKQYTIDLERLYLQMWDHYSNGKKPEPLVNIHSAEVNENA, encoded by the exons ATG GCTTGCTACCTGAAAGCCATAGAGACTCAGCCTAACTTTGCAGTGGCTTGGAGCAACCTTGGCTGTGTGTTCAATGCTCAAGGAGAGATATGGCTGGCCATACACCATTTTGAAAAG gcagTGACGCTGGACCCAAATTTCCTTGACGCATACATCAATTTAGGAAATGTTCTGAAAGaagcccgcatatttgacag AGCTGTGGCTGGATACCTGAGGGCCCTGAGTCTTAGCCCCAACCATGCGGTTGTACATGGGAACTTGGCCTGTGTCTACTATGAGCAAGGCCTCATTGATCTGGCTATTGACACCTACCGCCGTGCTATTGAATTGCAGCCCCACTTCCCAGATGCTTACTGCAATTTGGCAAATGCCCTGAAGGAGAAAGGCAAC GTGTCTGAAGCCGAAGAGTGCTACAATACAGCCTTGCGTTTGTGTCCAACCCACGCCGACTCTCTTAACAACTTGGCCAACATCAAGCGTGAGCAGGGCAACATTGAAGATGCAGTCCAGCTTTACAGGAAAGCACTAGAG gTGTTCCCAGAGTTTGCAGCAGCTCACTCCAACCTCGCCAgtgttctgcagcagcagggcaaACTCCAGGAGGCCCTAATGCACTACAAGGAGGCCATCAG aaTCAGCCCTACATTTGCTGATGCCTATTCCAACATGGGCAACACACTGAAGGAAATGCAAGATGTACAGGGAGCGCTGCAGTGCTACACCCGTGCTATCCAGATCAACCCCGCCTTTGCTGATGCTCACAGTAATTTGGCCTCTATCCACAAG GATTCTGGAAACATCCCAGAGGCCATTGCGTCCTACCGCACAGCCTTAAAACTCAAGCCGGATTTCCCTGATGCTTACTGCAACTTGGCACATTGTCTGCAg ATTGTGTGCGACTGGACCGATTACGAAGAGCGGATGAAGAAGCTTGTGAGCATCGTGGCCGACCAGCTGGATAAGAACCGCTTGCCCTCTGTGCACCCCCACCACAGCATGCTGTATCCGCTCTCTCACGGCTTCCGCAAAGCCATCGCTGAACGCCACGGAAACCTTTGCCTGGACAAG ATCAATGCACTGCACAAACCTGCTTTTGAGCATCCAAAGGACCTGAAGGCCAGCGGGGGTCGTCTGCGTATTGGCTACGTCAGCTCGGACTTCGGCAACCACCCCACTTCCCACCTGATGCAGTCCATTCCTGGAATGCACAATCCTGAGAAATTTGAG gtgttCTGTTATGCGCTCAGTCCTGATGATAGCACCAACTTCCGTGTGAAAGTGGTAGCAGAGGCTCATCATTTCACAGACCTCTCACAG ATTCCTTGCAATGGCAAAGCAGCTGATCGTATTCACCAGGATGGAATCCACGTTCTGGTCAACATGAATGGATACACAAAGGGAGCCCGAAACGAGCTCTTCGCTCTCCGCCCCGCCCCCGTTCAG ACTATGTGGCTGGGTTACCCTGGAACCAGTGGTGCCCCCTTCATGGACTACATCATCTCTGACAAGGAAACTTCACCTTTGGAAGTCGCTGACCAgtactctgagaaactggcCTACATGCCCCATACTTTCTTCATTGGAGACCACGCCAACATGTTCCCTCACCTCAAG AAAAAAGCTGTGATTGACTTCAAGTCTAATGGACACATCTTTGACAACCGCATTGTTCTCAATGGTATTGATCTGAAGGCTTATCTGGACAGCCTGCCAGATGTCAAAGTGATAAAG ATGAAGGTTGACAACAACCAGGAAGCTGCTGGGGATGCAAATGGAGCTCTGTCCATGCCCGTCATCCCCATGAACACTGCAGCCGAGGCAATCATCAATATGATCAATCAAGGGCAAATCCAGGTCACAATCAACGGCTTCACCGTCAGCAACGGCTTGGCAACCACACAG ATCAACAACAAAGCTGCCACTGGGGAGGAGGTGCCACGCACCATCGTCGTGACAACCCGCTCCCAGTACGGTCTCCCGGAGGACTCTATTGTCTACTGCAACTTTAACCAGCTCTACAAGATTGACCCTCCTACTCTTCAGATGTGGGCCAAT ATCCTGAAGCGCGTGCCCAACAGTGTTCTGTGGCTTCTTCGATTCCCGGCTGTTGGCGAGCCCAACATCCAGCAGTACGCCCTGAATATGGGTCTGCCTGCCTCTCGCATCATCTTCTCTCCCGTGGCCCCCAAGGAGGAGCACGTGCGACGGGGCCAGCTGGCTGACGTGTGCCTAGACACTCCTCTGTGCAATGGTCACACCACAGGCATGGACGTCCTCTGGGCCGGGACACCCATGGTCACCATGCCAG GTGAGACCCTTGCCTCCCGTGTGGCTGCCTCGCAGCTCAACTGCCTGGGCTGCCCCGAGCTAATAGCGCCGAATCGTCAGGACTATGAGGACATAGCCGTCAAACTGGGCTCTGACATGGAATA TCTGAAGATGGTCAGAGCACGTGTTTGGAAGCAGCGAATTTGCAGCCCTCTTTTCAACACCAAGCAGTACACGATCGACCTGGAGCGGCTGTACCTGCAGATGTGGGATCACTACAGCAATGGCAAAAAGCCTGAACCTCTGGTCAATATCCATTCAGCAGAGGTCAATGAGAATGCCTGA